TAATAGGTATCGCAGTTCCTTCTTTAATAAAATTAGCTGGTGACAAGATTGATACTTCATTGTTTGTTACAATTTATTTGCTTGCTTTAGCATTTTGGTCTTTAGATAGTTTTACATATTTTTATCAGGAAAAATTAAGAGAAAAAATGGATGTACATTTTGCTAACATTAAGAATAGGAATCTACCGACATTGACTTCTAAACCGGTGATAGGTGATGATTTCACATTAGAAAATAGCAGAACAAGTTCAAATAGAATAAGGCGGTCTATAGTAAACCTATCTGTAATGCTTTATATGTTTGTGGTTGGACTTAATACAGTTGCTCTTGTTTTATATTTAATGGAGATAATTTAATGAACATATTTGTAAGCTACACAACGAGAAATAATGAAGTGACAAAGAAAAATTTGATGAATTTTTCAAAAAAAATAAATTCGTTGGGTAAAATTTTTATTGACCTAATAGATAATAAGTCAGTTGATAAACAAGGAAGAATTGTTAAAGAATTAAAAACAGCACAATTATTGATTTTGATTAAATCTCAAAGTACTTTAAATTCAGAATGGGTTAAATTTGAGTTGAACTGTGCAAAAAGATTATGCATACCCGTAATAGAGTTTGATGTAAATGAAATTGATGATTTAACTCAACAAGAAATCGAAGAAAAAATTAATAGATGTAGGGAATAGTTCTGTTACTAAAAAATGTTTAATATTTCAATAAACTAAAAAAGACCTCAATTGAGGTCTTTTTTGGTAAGTATATTATTTGTTTTCTTCTTCTTTTGGTTCTGGAAACATAACCGATAGTACTACTGATATTATTAAAACTCCAGCAATCACAATTAGAGAATAAATTGATTCTATGTGATAGAATGGAGAGATAATCATTTTAACTCCAATAAACGCAAGGATAATTGCAAGTCCGTATTGTAGTTTACTAAACAAATGGATGAAATTATCAAGTAAGAAGAACAATGCTCTTAATCCTAAAATTGCAAATATGTTTGATGTATACAAGATAAATGGATCACTTGAGATAGCAAAAATTGCAGGAATTGAATCTACTGCAAAAAGTAAATCTGTAAATTCTATAACTGCTACAACTACTAAAAGCGGAGTTGCAAGTTTTTTTCCGTTTTCGTATGTAAAGAATTTATCTCCATCATACTTATCGCTTACCTTAAAGAACTTTCTAATTAGTTTAGCTCCTCTAGTGTTGTTGTAGTCTTCATCTTCGTCTTCATTTCCTGCAGACCATGATTTTATACCAGCATACACTAAGAATAGTCCAAAGGCAGTCATGATAAGGTTAATATCATATTTGAATCCTTCGACACCTACAAGGCTTAAAAGCTTGTTTAAATACGTTAATTCGATTAAGAAAGCACCAGAGAATATAAATATGGCTCTTAATACTAAGGCTCCTATGATACCCCAGAATAATACTTTGTGTTTGTTAGTGTTTGGTACATCAAAAAACTTGAATACTAATATAAAAACAAAAAGGTTATCTACAGAAAGTGCTTTTTCGATCCAATACGCTGATTGAAATTCATAAAATTTAACTGCACCTGCATAATAGTATACTAAGCCACTAAAGCCCATTGCTAAGCTTATCCATACTAATGACCAAGAAATAGCTTCTTTATTGCTTACGACATGACTTTTTTTGTTGAAAATTCCTAAATCTAGTAATAGCATAATCACCACTGCGATTGCAAAAGTTACTATTAATCCAGGATGTTCTGAGAAAATGGGATGTTCGTTCATTTGTTATTTATTAAGTTAATTTTTGTTTTTAATTGTTTTTATTTATTTGTTTGCCATTGTAATTACGATTACTCTTCCTCCTTCTTCTCTGGATAGGAGTAGTTTTTTTCCGTCGGTAAGCTCTACCATTGTACCAATTGGAATTTCTTTGTCTTCTGTTAAATCTTTTAAATCGGTTAGTTTCTGATTGACTAACACCCATTTACCTTCATGAAATGTAAAATAACCAACAGGTATTTTCTGTGCTGCGGTTAGCTTTTCATTTCTGGCAATATTACGATTAACGTGCCATTGAAACAAGTATTGATCGTTATAAACCATTAATCTATGATTTTCGGGTTTCCATACCGATTCTTGGGCTTGATAATAGAGGTCTAAAACAGGGAGTGTGCCCTTGTGGGAAGTACCGCAAAATGGGCATTTTGGTGTGTTTGTATTGTCAAAAACATACCATTTTTGTTCGCAAGATGTGTTGTGACATTTCTGCATTAAATCGGATGTTTTAAGCAAAGCTATTTCCCATTCTTCTGCCGTTGGTCTTTGCATCGGATTGTGCAATCCATCTATAAACACTTTATCGAATAATGTTTTTAGATACGGCCCCGTAATCGTGTAAGGGAGTTTGGTGATATCTGCCCAAGGCAAATCCCATTTTGATACCTGATTAAGTTTTGGTCTGTTTGCATTGTCTGTAGGATGCTCTATAAACATTGCTTTTTCGCCCATAGACAATAAATCATCTTTCTCGGTGTCTAGATCATGAACTTTACCTCCTTTTAATGGATGACGATGTAATAGAAACATATAGATAAGTACCGGCAAAGCATGCAAATCTGTTAATCTGTTTGGTAACTTCCTATTTGGGTCTGTTTTATTTAAATGTTTAGTTGCTAGTACTTCGGGAGCAATAAATTCAGCTGTGCCTATTACTTCTGCCTGAAATAATCCGGGAACTACTAATCCATCTAAATCAATCATGCAGGCTGATTTTTCGACAGGATCTATTAGTACATTATTGTATGATAAATCAGAATGTGCCAATCCCATGGCGTGCATTTTTTTTACTCCTCGAGTTAAATTAACCGATACCTGAAAGTAACTTAACCAATCTCCCAATTCTGAATTTGCAACTCTAAGCGGAAATTGTGGGTTTCTGAATTTAGGACCCGCAAACCATTTTCCGTTTTTTTCTTTTCCTTGAATTAAATCGCTTGTTGCATATCCTTTTTTAAAGAAAAATTTTGAGTTGTAAACGGGAACAATTATTCCTGTTAGATTATTATATTCGATAACATCTGTTGGCCATCTAAATACTTCGTTTAAATAATAATCACCTGCTTCTTTGTTTTGAATTTGTGGCAGATAATAATTAGTTATTTTTTGGAGTCTTTCTTTTTGGTTAAAGTCTAATTTGTCTCTAAAAATAGCGACTACATATTTTTTATCAGGACTAAAATATACATCCTTTACACCACCACGCATTGGTTCGCCATTATCAACGAATTGATATGATTTTGTGGAATCATTAATTGATTTTACTGTAACTATACTCATGATTTAGTAAATTATAGCTAGGGTTCTGTCATCGTGGTTTCCTGGGCTCCAGAAATCCATCCATGTCGAAAGTTGGTTTGTAATTTGTGTGTTCTCGGAATTAAAATCGACTTTATGGCCATCTTCATTATTTCCGTGCAAATCTTCTAAAAATTCGTTCCACTTTGTTATTTTTTCCAAATTGGCTTCAACAACAAATTTAGGGTCGTAAATTCCATCGGTCATTAACATCAAATAAGAGAAATCATCGACTAATTTAAAGCCAAAACGGGACGAAAACTTGTCACTCTGAAATATCTCTGGCATGGTTACAAATCGTGTTCCTCCGCCAAATTCTCCAACATCTAGCCAGTTCATTAGTTTTATTTCGGTTAAATCTTTATTTAATAATCCAATAGGGCAATCGCCAACTCCAAAGGTTAGAATAGCATATCCAAATTCATATTTTTTGACTAATGTAAATATTAAAGTCGAATGAAAATCTTTAAGCTCTTTTTCATTTTGTATCGCAAACTCCTCTAGTTTTTTGTGTGTATAATGTGCTCCCTTTGATAAGGTATTATAAACAAAGTGGCTTATTTTTTTTGATGTACCTTCCTCTGATTTGTTATAATGATTTAAAAGTGTTTCATCAAACTCTTTTAAATATTCTGGGGTTAAATTTTGTTCAAAATATTCAACTACTAAATCGCAAGCCAGTTTAGATCCTTGTCTTGATAATTTTGCTGAACCAGCACCATCTGAAACTGCTAGTACACACCAACCTGTTTCATTAATGTTTTTAAAAGCATAATCATCATCTCTAAAGGAGCCAATATTTGCATGACTTCTTCCTCTTTTGGAAGCTATGACTATGTTTTTGTCTAAAAATTTTCCCGAAAAAGTAGTGTTGTCTTCTTTCCAATAAGGATCAGATTTGTCGCTTTCAATGTTTTTCCACAAAGATTTTGGATCTGGATTTATAATAACTGTAATTGTCTTTTCATTTAATGTTGAATTTTCTTCTTCTCCTTCAACTCTAAATAATAGTTTTATTTTTAAATCGCCACTTATTTTTGGATTTCCATGAAGTAACTCTTCTGTATCGTTAAAAGAAAGTCCCGTATCGTCTAAGTTTTTAATTTCAGAATAAATAATATCGTCCCAGCCTAATTTAATAAAGTCAATTTTTGATTCATAATTTTTATTCACCGTACCATTTGGTAATAATACCGATTGTTGCATTATGTCATCAATTCTAGTTTTTAGCATCCAGTTTGCCATAATCATCTGTTGATTTTCTTTAATTATTTTTACGGATTCAATATTTGTTTCATTTGCAATAAAATCATCAAAGAGAGAATTTTTGCTCGTCGGAACTTCAATTTTATTTTGTGATAAAAAAGCTTGGAGATATTTTTTTGTTTCTTCCATGAAAAAATTATCCTTGCGTTCTGTTTACATCAAAACCACCTTCGCCACTAGCGCCATAAGTTCCTTGATTGTTACACCACGGACAAGTACTTACGTCTTCGTCACCAATACAATGTATTTTGTTACAAATACAAACGGCAAACGCTATTTGATTGCCACAACAAGGGCAAGTTGGACCTCCTATAAGTTCGTCGGTATTTACTTTATTGCTAAAATTAGAAGTATCTGCTAGTTCAAAATAAGAATTGTCGACTTGATATGCTCCAACCAGCTTGTAGTTTTTTGAAGATAATTCGATACCTGCATAAATTGATGGAGCAATTGTTTTGCGGTATTTCATCAAATACGGTCTTTTTGTATTTTGACATTTTCCATTTAATACCACAAAATTATCATCTATAAACTGACGATTTGGTTCTGATTTGGTTAAATCTATTTTCGAAAGCGTTTCTCCATCTAATTTCGCCAATTCGAAACCTGTCGAGTTGCTTTCGACACTTATGCTACTTGTTTTTATAGAATCGGTAACCCATTTAAAGAATTCTTTATAGGATTGAACATTTGTGTTTTTAAAGTGTAAAACGTTTTCTGTTAATTCACCTAACAGGTTTGTGTCTGTTTCATTTCCAAAAGAAATTGCAATTAGATTAGCCATTTTTTGCCAATTAAGTTTCCATTCATTAATTGCGGCTTTACTATCATCTGTAGGAGCACCATCTGTAAATAAAAATACAATTGGTTTCCAATCGCCTTTCATTTCATATGTAGTCTTGACAATGTTTGTTCTTAATTCGTGCATTAAATGCCCTAATCCTTTACTTAATGAGGTTCCACTACCAATTGGGAATTTAGGTGGGTAAAAACTAACGATTTCTTGCAAAGGAACCAATGTTTTAGGTTGCCCAGCAAAAACGATGATAGAAACAAATACGGTTTCTAGAGCATGTGGATCTGTTTTTAAAGCTTGAATGATTGTAGCTAGTCCTTCTTCAACTTGTTGAATAGGTTCTCCTACCATTGATTCGGATATATCGATTAAAAAATATATAGGTAATCTTCTCATTTTAAAGGAAATTTAGTAGCATTAAAAAAATAATTAAAAGTACAACTTGTGTCATATCAACTGCTAATCCGATACCAACTTGGAAAGGCTTTACGACGGTTTTCAAAAAATTGAATATTGGTGAAAATATACTATTGAAAAAGGCAAAAATCTTTTTGTATTGTGGACTTAATTTATCTTTATATGGGAGCAACTTTGAATATAAAAATAAACCAATTATTAGAATCTGGATGAAAAGTTTGATAAGTGTCATTATGATAGGGTAGTTATTAGTTCATTTGCAATTTGATTAAAAACTTGTTTTTCTGTGTTTTTTGTTTTAATCCCATAAACAGAGATACAATTATTAGACTCCATATAATTAATGGAAAAAGTAGCCCCATAACATTTATTTATATCTGTGTAAGGTATGGCATGCATTGCTTTTATGTAAATACAGTTCTTGCGTGTTATAATATCTCTTATGTATAAATGCTCTTTTTGATAATTATCTATTAAAAGTTGCTCTATCTTTTTAATTGTAATATCATTTACTATTATTGATTGATAACATACAACAAGACTGTCTATATTCATTAGCTCTAATCTTTCGTTTGAGTTTAAAACTATAGAATCTATATCAGGTTCTCCTTCATGATAGGCTTCGTCTGCATATTTTGCTATATCAATAATCGAAGTTGAAAGTTTAAATATTATATCTATCATTTTTTTTTTAAAAATTAAATTACGATAGTTATTTCACTCGGCGGTGGTGGCAAGGCTACACTTTCTCCAGTTCCCTGGCTTTTATTTCCTTGTTCGATAGTTTCAGAAACCCATTTGAAAAATTGTTTTAGAGTTGAGCTATCTGCAGAGTCTAAATGAACGACATTATCTGTTAGTTCTTTTAAAATATCGTCGTTGGCCATATGGCCAGCGGCACAACCAACAATAGCTCCAAAATTCAGGTTTTTAATTTCGGGTGTTTTTTGTCTATAAAGTTGTATGTCAGATGGTTTTCCGTCGGTGAATACAAAAAGTAACGGTTTCCAATCTCCTTTTTGAGTTGGTGAGCCTTTTATAACATCTGTTTTTACTTTTTCGATTATATACTCAAGTCCTGCTCCAGTATTTGTTGGACCACTTTGAGGACAGGTTATCTCTGGAAGTTGAAAGTTTACTAACTCGGTTAAGGGAACAATTTCTTTTACTTCTCTGTCAAAAGTTATAATACTTATCCAAAGTGAGTCTAAAGCTTGTGCGTCTGAACGCAACGTATTAATCATGCCACTCAAAGCATTATTTAAAGCTTGAATTGGTTCTCCATACATAGAACCGGAAGTGTCTAATAAAAAATATACTGGTAGTCTTCTCATCGTATTTTTTGCAAAAAATGATTTAATAATTGTATTACTAAATTTGTTCTAGGTTAACTTTATGTAGAAACACTTGTTTGTATTATATGATTCTGTTTGGCTCTAGAAGACTCTAAATTTTTTTTTAGATGTATTTCGAGAGTAGGAATTTAAACTACAATATTAAGTTCTGATGGAGGAGGAGGTAATTCTTTAAAATTTGAAATTTCCTTTCCTGAATCTTCCAGTTTTGTTGAGCTTACGCCAATAGATGCGGTTACCCACTGAAAGAATTTACCAATGGTTGCACTGTCTGCTGTGTCTAAACTTACTACATTATCAGTAATTTTCTTTAAAACATTAGTATCTGCACCGTTTCCTGCTGCACATGCTACTGTAAAAGCTACTTTTGATTTTTTAAATTCATTTAAGCCATTTTCCCAGTTATCTGTAGGGATTCCATCTGTCATGATAAAAACCAAAGGCTTCCAATCTCCCTTTTGTTCGGTAGTTGTTTTTTGAACTTCAGTTTCTATTTTATGAGCGACTAATCGTAAAGCTTCTCCTAAAGCTGTAACTCCTGTTGCTTTAATATCAACCATCTGAAAAGAGGCTAAATCTGTTAGTGGCAC
The nucleotide sequence above comes from Flavobacterium branchiarum. Encoded proteins:
- a CDS encoding TerC/Alx family metal homeostasis membrane protein, which encodes MNEHPIFSEHPGLIVTFAIAVVIMLLLDLGIFNKKSHVVSNKEAISWSLVWISLAMGFSGLVYYYAGAVKFYEFQSAYWIEKALSVDNLFVFILVFKFFDVPNTNKHKVLFWGIIGALVLRAIFIFSGAFLIELTYLNKLLSLVGVEGFKYDINLIMTAFGLFLVYAGIKSWSAGNEDEDEDYNNTRGAKLIRKFFKVSDKYDGDKFFTYENGKKLATPLLVVVAVIEFTDLLFAVDSIPAIFAISSDPFILYTSNIFAILGLRALFFLLDNFIHLFSKLQYGLAIILAFIGVKMIISPFYHIESIYSLIVIAGVLIISVVLSVMFPEPKEEENK
- a CDS encoding helix-hairpin-helix domain-containing protein; translated protein: MSIVTVKSINDSTKSYQFVDNGEPMRGGVKDVYFSPDKKYVVAIFRDKLDFNQKERLQKITNYYLPQIQNKEAGDYYLNEVFRWPTDVIEYNNLTGIIVPVYNSKFFFKKGYATSDLIQGKEKNGKWFAGPKFRNPQFPLRVANSELGDWLSYFQVSVNLTRGVKKMHAMGLAHSDLSYNNVLIDPVEKSACMIDLDGLVVPGLFQAEVIGTAEFIAPEVLATKHLNKTDPNRKLPNRLTDLHALPVLIYMFLLHRHPLKGGKVHDLDTEKDDLLSMGEKAMFIEHPTDNANRPKLNQVSKWDLPWADITKLPYTITGPYLKTLFDKVFIDGLHNPMQRPTAEEWEIALLKTSDLMQKCHNTSCEQKWYVFDNTNTPKCPFCGTSHKGTLPVLDLYYQAQESVWKPENHRLMVYNDQYLFQWHVNRNIARNEKLTAAQKIPVGYFTFHEGKWVLVNQKLTDLKDLTEDKEIPIGTMVELTDGKKLLLSREEGGRVIVITMANK
- a CDS encoding PP2C family serine/threonine-protein phosphatase; translation: MEETKKYLQAFLSQNKIEVPTSKNSLFDDFIANETNIESVKIIKENQQMIMANWMLKTRIDDIMQQSVLLPNGTVNKNYESKIDFIKLGWDDIIYSEIKNLDDTGLSFNDTEELLHGNPKISGDLKIKLLFRVEGEEENSTLNEKTITVIINPDPKSLWKNIESDKSDPYWKEDNTTFSGKFLDKNIVIASKRGRSHANIGSFRDDDYAFKNINETGWCVLAVSDGAGSAKLSRQGSKLACDLVVEYFEQNLTPEYLKEFDETLLNHYNKSEEGTSKKISHFVYNTLSKGAHYTHKKLEEFAIQNEKELKDFHSTLIFTLVKKYEFGYAILTFGVGDCPIGLLNKDLTEIKLMNWLDVGEFGGGTRFVTMPEIFQSDKFSSRFGFKLVDDFSYLMLMTDGIYDPKFVVEANLEKITKWNEFLEDLHGNNEDGHKVDFNSENTQITNQLSTWMDFWSPGNHDDRTLAIIY
- a CDS encoding TerY-C metal binding domain-containing protein; translated protein: MRRLPIYFLIDISESMVGEPIQQVEEGLATIIQALKTDPHALETVFVSIIVFAGQPKTLVPLQEIVSFYPPKFPIGSGTSLSKGLGHLMHELRTNIVKTTYEMKGDWKPIVFLFTDGAPTDDSKAAINEWKLNWQKMANLIAISFGNETDTNLLGELTENVLHFKNTNVQSYKEFFKWVTDSIKTSSISVESNSTGFELAKLDGETLSKIDLTKSEPNRQFIDDNFVVLNGKCQNTKRPYLMKYRKTIAPSIYAGIELSSKNYKLVGAYQVDNSYFELADTSNFSNKVNTDELIGGPTCPCCGNQIAFAVCICNKIHCIGDEDVSTCPWCNNQGTYGASGEGGFDVNRTQG
- a CDS encoding vWA domain-containing protein; the encoded protein is MRRLPVYFLLDTSGSMYGEPIQALNNALSGMINTLRSDAQALDSLWISIITFDREVKEIVPLTELVNFQLPEITCPQSGPTNTGAGLEYIIEKVKTDVIKGSPTQKGDWKPLLFVFTDGKPSDIQLYRQKTPEIKNLNFGAIVGCAAGHMANDDILKELTDNVVHLDSADSSTLKQFFKWVSETIEQGNKSQGTGESVALPPPPSEITIVI
- a CDS encoding vWA domain-containing protein; this encodes MRRLPVYLLLDTSGSMSGEPIEAVKNGVQIMISSLRQNPQAIETAFLSIITFDSTAQQIVPLTDLASFQMVDIKATGVTALGEALRLVAHKIETEVQKTTTEQKGDWKPLVFIMTDGIPTDNWENGLNEFKKSKVAFTVACAAGNGADTNVLKKITDNVVSLDTADSATIGKFFQWVTASIGVSSTKLEDSGKEISNFKELPPPPSELNIVV